The Carassius auratus strain Wakin unplaced genomic scaffold, ASM336829v1 scaf_tig00216014, whole genome shotgun sequence genome includes a region encoding these proteins:
- the LOC113096698 gene encoding aerolysin-like protein produces the protein MSYPTTLFEIGGGGGSAFSFTGQNNGASLEKIGVWVEDWQVKAVKAWLSDGRSDTFGKPAGSYQEYTFQPGECFTSLSLWGNGAGTRLGAIKFKTNHGGDFFAKMTSWGLKTEYPIDIGSGYCLGVVGRAGADVDCMGFMFLNSVQSTVLTNVNYPTINQLIPQVTVEELKSVAFTNDSSEKQQQKVETSKKMIKTSSWSMTNSFTATFSVGVKAGIPEVVEVSTGFSFTVGTESTYSHEYTDERTETLTTTVDVPPRKKIDVDITIGRAAFDLPYTGTVIINCKNGSVLQYETKGQYNGVTYTDIKVNTKESDL, from the coding sequence ATGTCCTACCCAACAACTCTGTTTGAAATTGGTGGTGGAGGAGGGTCGGCGTTTTCATTTACCGGTCAGAACAATGGTGCAAGTTTAGAGAAGATTGGTGTCTGGGTGGAAGACTGGCAGGTGAAGGCTGTCAAGGCTTGGCTTTCAGATGGCAGAAGTGATACCTTTGGCAAACCAGCCGGATCGTATCAGGAGTATACATTCCAGCCTGGTGAGTGTTTCACCTCACTGTCCCTCTGGGGGAATGGAGCAGGAACACGTCTTGGAGCCATCAAATTCAAGACCAACCATGGTGGAGATTTTTTTGCAAAGATGACGAGCTGGGGTTTAAAAACCGAATATCCCATTGATATTGGCTCTGGTTATTGTTTGGGAGTTGTAGGAAGAGCTGGTGCAGATGTTGACTGCATGGGATTCATGTTTCTCAATTCAGTTCAGTCAACAGTTCTCACCAATGTCAACTATCCCACAATAAACCAACTGATACCACAGGTGACCGTGGAAGAGCTCAAATCAGTTGCTTTCACAAATGACTCCTctgaaaaacaacagcaaaaggtCGAAACCTCAaagaaaatgatcaaaacatcTTCATGGTCGATGACTAACAGCTTTACAGCAACATTTAGTGTGGGAGTGAAGGCAGGGATTCCAGAGGTTGTAGAAGTTTCTACAGGATTCAGTTTCACCGTTGGAACGGAAAGCACTTACAGCCATGAGTACACTGATGAGAGAACCGAAACTCTGACTACCACTGTAGATGTGCCACCAAGAAAGAAGATTGATGTTGACATCACCATTGGAAGAGCCGCATTTGACCTGCCTTACACTGGCACAGTGATCATCAATTGCAAGAACGGCAGTGTGTTACAGTATGAAACCAAGGGTCAATACAATGGTGTCACTTACACTGATATAAAAGTGAATACTAAAGAATCTGATCTGTAA